Proteins from one Streptomyces sp. NBC_00390 genomic window:
- a CDS encoding MCE family protein yields the protein MIPFRDRSPVVIGAVGVTTLALLAVAAFNADSLPLIGDGETYSAAFSEAGGLKPGDEVRIAGVKVGKVDEVDLDGDHVKVTFRVKGEPEFGARTGAAIRVKTILGAKYLALQPKGPGQLAPGSEIPLNRTVAAYDVVAAFSDLTTTTEKVDTARLAKALDTISTTFEDSPEDVKASIKGLSKISRTVASRDAALRELLDHANGVTAVLSERSDEFATLVRDGDKLFKEITRRRAAIHALLKSSATLGVQLSGLVQDNKKEIGPALKGLGQVVAMLERNQASLDRSVQLLAPYVRVFTNTLGNGRWFDSYIQNMVAAPVVPRTGDSR from the coding sequence ATGATTCCGTTCCGCGACCGCAGTCCCGTGGTGATCGGAGCCGTCGGCGTCACCACGCTCGCGCTGCTCGCCGTGGCCGCGTTCAACGCCGACAGCCTGCCTCTGATCGGCGACGGCGAGACCTACAGCGCCGCGTTCTCCGAGGCGGGCGGGCTCAAGCCGGGCGACGAGGTACGGATCGCCGGCGTCAAGGTCGGCAAGGTCGACGAGGTCGATCTGGACGGCGATCATGTGAAGGTGACCTTCCGGGTCAAGGGGGAGCCGGAGTTCGGCGCCCGCACCGGAGCGGCCATCAGGGTCAAGACGATCCTGGGCGCGAAGTACCTGGCCCTGCAGCCGAAGGGGCCGGGGCAGCTGGCGCCCGGCAGTGAGATCCCGCTGAACCGCACGGTCGCGGCATACGACGTGGTTGCGGCGTTCAGCGATCTGACGACCACCACGGAGAAGGTCGACACGGCCCGGCTGGCGAAGGCCCTGGACACCATCTCCACCACGTTCGAGGACTCGCCCGAGGACGTGAAGGCGTCCATCAAGGGACTGTCGAAGATCTCCCGGACGGTGGCCTCCCGTGACGCGGCACTGCGCGAACTCCTCGACCACGCCAACGGGGTGACCGCGGTCCTCTCCGAGCGCTCGGACGAGTTCGCCACGCTCGTCCGGGACGGCGACAAGCTGTTCAAGGAGATCACCAGGCGCCGGGCCGCGATCCACGCGCTGCTCAAGAGCTCGGCCACGCTCGGCGTCCAGCTGTCCGGCCTGGTGCAGGACAACAAGAAGGAGATCGGCCCGGCGCTCAAGGGCCTCGGCCAAGTGGTCGCCATGCTCGAGCGCAACCAGGCGAGCCTGGACCGCAGCGTGCAGTTGCTCGCGCCCTACGTGCGGGTCTTCACCAACACCCTGGGCAACGGCCGGTGGTTCGACAGCTACATCCAGAACATGGTCGCCGCCCCGGTGGTCCCGCGGACAGGAGACTCCCGATGA
- a CDS encoding MCE family protein: MPKRRARLALVVALALVAGATAVALWPRANPVRVTAYFPRTVGIHPGSDVRVLGVRVGEVKAITPEGRRVRVELEYESGRKVPADAQAAIINSSVVSDRYVQLLPVYRGGPAMADGAVIPESRTAVPVELDRVFDSLHTTAEAFGPRGANGDGSLSRLLGVSADNLEGQGDQLHRTVEDLSLAVTTLSDGRKDLFGTVRNLQVFTAALAADDRGVRSFNDSLAKVADQLAGERKDLAAALRHLGKALGDVSVFVRDNKKTLTADVKGLSKVTKVLVTQRAALAELLEVAPAGLSNLQNAYNPSSGTLDTRNNLEGAQDPAALLCSLLRTTGDAGGPNPDCKELEKLFDTLPRLPHTAPVSGTGPVDRTLGGILEAGA; encoded by the coding sequence ATGCCGAAGAGGCGCGCGCGCCTGGCGCTGGTCGTCGCGCTCGCGCTGGTCGCCGGCGCGACGGCGGTCGCCCTGTGGCCGCGTGCGAACCCGGTCCGGGTCACCGCGTACTTCCCGCGCACGGTCGGCATCCACCCCGGTTCGGACGTACGCGTCCTCGGGGTCCGCGTCGGCGAGGTCAAGGCGATCACGCCGGAGGGCCGCCGGGTGCGGGTGGAGCTGGAGTACGAATCCGGGCGGAAGGTCCCCGCGGACGCCCAGGCCGCGATCATCAACTCCTCGGTCGTCAGCGACCGTTACGTCCAGCTCCTGCCCGTCTACCGCGGCGGGCCCGCGATGGCGGACGGGGCGGTCATCCCCGAGAGCCGTACCGCCGTGCCGGTCGAGCTCGACCGGGTCTTCGACTCGCTGCACACGACGGCCGAGGCCTTCGGGCCGCGCGGGGCCAACGGGGACGGATCGCTCTCCCGGCTGCTGGGGGTGAGCGCGGACAACCTCGAAGGACAGGGCGACCAGCTCCACCGGACGGTCGAGGACCTGTCGCTCGCGGTCACCACCCTGTCGGACGGCCGGAAGGACCTGTTCGGCACCGTGCGGAACCTGCAGGTGTTCACCGCGGCGCTCGCCGCCGACGACAGAGGCGTCCGGTCGTTCAACGACAGCCTCGCCAAGGTGGCCGACCAGCTCGCCGGGGAACGCAAGGATCTCGCGGCGGCGCTGCGGCATCTGGGCAAGGCGCTCGGCGACGTGTCCGTGTTCGTACGCGACAACAAGAAGACGCTGACCGCCGACGTGAAGGGACTCAGCAAGGTCACCAAGGTGCTGGTCACCCAGCGCGCGGCGCTTGCGGAGCTGTTGGAGGTGGCCCCGGCCGGGCTGTCCAATCTGCAGAACGCGTACAACCCGTCCTCCGGCACCCTCGACACCCGCAACAACCTCGAGGGGGCACAGGACCCGGCGGCGCTGCTGTGCTCGCTGCTGCGCACGACCGGGGACGCCGGGGGCCCGAACCCGGACTGCAAGGAGCTGGAGAAGCTCTTCGACACACTGCCCCGACTGCCGCACACCGCACCGGTGTCGGGCACGGGTCCGGTCGACCGGACGCTCGGCGGAATCCTGGAGGCCGGGGCATGA
- a CDS encoding MCE family protein, translating into MRITRVSSALHKGRAAAVWTAMGSVVLTGCEFNGLYDVGLPGGAATGGDAYRVTVEFRDVLDLVPQSAVKVNNVTVGSVEKVDLAGWHARVRLRLDGSVKLPGNAIAELRQTSMLGEKYVALSAPVDAAPSGRLADGDRVPLSRSGRNPEIEEVLSALSALLNGGGVAQLKTITVELNKALEGRENRVKSLLTELDTFLAGLDGQRKEIVRALEGIDRLSKRLAKEKKTIATAVDTLPGALKVLADQRRDLTAMLTSLSELGTAGTKVVNASRADVVANLRSLRPILEQLNKAGSDLPNALELMTTYPFPRNATDAVKGDYVNLSITADLDLASVYGNLADEPPRKPGRPGTPRPPGLPDVPELPEVPGVPVPTALPQAPGAPSAPPGGEGPLCPPVCTSSYATHGRADADSFPPGVDPALAELMLKGMQP; encoded by the coding sequence ATGAGGATCACACGTGTCAGCAGTGCACTGCACAAGGGCAGGGCGGCCGCCGTGTGGACGGCGATGGGCTCGGTGGTGCTCACCGGCTGCGAGTTCAACGGGCTCTACGACGTGGGGCTGCCGGGCGGCGCCGCCACCGGCGGCGACGCGTACCGCGTCACGGTCGAGTTCCGTGACGTACTGGATCTGGTGCCGCAGTCGGCCGTGAAGGTCAACAACGTCACGGTCGGGTCGGTCGAGAAGGTGGACCTGGCCGGATGGCACGCCCGGGTGCGGCTGCGGCTCGACGGCTCGGTGAAGCTGCCGGGCAACGCGATCGCCGAACTGCGCCAGACCAGCATGCTCGGCGAGAAGTACGTGGCACTGTCCGCCCCGGTGGACGCCGCCCCGTCGGGCCGGCTCGCCGACGGCGACCGTGTCCCGCTGTCCCGCAGCGGACGCAACCCCGAGATCGAGGAGGTGCTCTCGGCGCTGTCGGCCCTGCTCAACGGCGGTGGCGTCGCCCAGCTCAAGACGATCACCGTGGAGCTGAACAAGGCCCTCGAGGGCCGCGAGAACCGGGTGAAGTCGCTGCTCACCGAGCTCGACACGTTCCTGGCCGGACTCGACGGGCAGCGCAAGGAGATCGTCCGGGCGCTGGAGGGCATCGACCGGCTGTCGAAGCGGCTCGCCAAGGAGAAGAAGACCATCGCGACGGCGGTCGACACCCTGCCCGGCGCCCTGAAAGTGCTGGCCGACCAGCGCCGTGACCTGACCGCGATGCTCACCTCGCTGTCGGAACTCGGCACGGCGGGCACCAAGGTGGTCAATGCCTCGCGGGCCGATGTGGTGGCCAATCTGCGCAGTCTGCGGCCGATCCTGGAGCAGTTGAACAAGGCGGGCAGTGACCTGCCCAACGCGCTCGAGCTCATGACCACGTACCCGTTCCCGCGCAATGCGACGGACGCCGTCAAGGGCGACTACGTGAATCTGTCGATCACCGCCGACCTCGACCTGGCGAGCGTCTACGGCAATCTCGCCGACGAACCGCCCAGGAAGCCGGGCAGGCCGGGTACGCCCAGGCCACCGGGGCTTCCGGACGTCCCGGAGCTGCCCGAGGTCCCCGGCGTCCCCGTGCCCACCGCGCTGCCGCAGGCACCGGGCGCTCCCTCCGCCCCGCCGGGCGGTGAGGGCCCGCTGTGCCCGCCGGTGTGCACCAGCAGTTACGCCACCCATGGCCGAGCGGACGCAGACAGCTTCCCGCCAGGGGTCGATCCCGCTCTCGCCGAGCTGATGCTGAAGGGGATGCAACCGTGA
- a CDS encoding MlaD family protein, which yields MITRTVRAQLLAFAAVTAVGVSYVGARYTGLADLILDRGYTVRAEFAESGGIFQGAEVTYRGVPVGRVGSLRLADAEGVSVALDIEDGARIPADALAVVANRSAVGEQYVDLQPRGTGGPFLREGSVIGRGDTRVPLPTTDLVLSLDRLVNSVGKEDLRITVDELGKAFAGTGPHLSRLVDSGNSLVESASASLPETTSLIEDSRTVLATQADKGSAIKSFSRDLAALTAELKSSDGDLRRLIGSAAPAAQEVNSLLKANETHLPVLLGNLISGGQVTVARLPGVEQALVTFPVVVAGSSTVIPGDGTTHFGMVTGADDPPPCRQGYGTQRRDPADTSKRPANTDARCTEPRGSATSVRGAQNAPGASTGAGAARASYVTPYDPETGLATGPDGTLVEIGSTGGEQSLLGKDSWQWLLVGPMA from the coding sequence GTGATCACTCGTACGGTCCGGGCCCAGTTGCTGGCCTTCGCCGCGGTCACCGCGGTCGGTGTGTCGTACGTCGGCGCCCGCTACACGGGCCTGGCGGACCTGATCCTCGACCGCGGCTACACCGTGCGCGCGGAGTTCGCCGAGTCCGGGGGCATCTTCCAGGGTGCCGAGGTCACTTATCGCGGTGTGCCGGTGGGCCGGGTCGGTTCCTTGCGCCTGGCCGACGCCGAGGGGGTGTCGGTGGCGCTGGACATCGAGGACGGTGCCCGGATTCCGGCCGACGCGCTGGCGGTGGTGGCGAACCGCTCGGCGGTCGGCGAGCAGTACGTCGATCTGCAGCCGCGCGGCACCGGCGGCCCGTTCCTGCGCGAGGGCAGTGTGATCGGCCGCGGTGACACGAGGGTGCCGCTGCCCACCACGGATCTGGTGCTCAGCCTGGACCGGCTGGTCAACTCCGTGGGCAAGGAGGATCTTCGGATCACCGTCGACGAGCTCGGGAAGGCCTTCGCGGGTACCGGCCCGCATCTGAGCCGCCTGGTGGACTCGGGCAACAGCCTCGTGGAGTCGGCGTCCGCCTCGCTGCCCGAGACCACATCGCTGATCGAGGACTCGCGCACGGTGCTTGCGACGCAGGCCGACAAGGGCTCGGCGATCAAGTCCTTCTCGCGCGATCTGGCCGCCCTGACGGCGGAGTTGAAGTCGAGCGACGGCGATCTGCGCAGGCTCATCGGCTCGGCAGCCCCGGCCGCGCAGGAGGTCAACTCGCTGCTGAAGGCGAACGAGACCCATCTGCCCGTCCTGCTCGGCAATCTGATCAGCGGCGGACAGGTCACGGTGGCCCGGCTGCCCGGTGTGGAGCAGGCCCTGGTCACCTTTCCGGTGGTCGTCGCGGGCAGCTCCACCGTCATCCCGGGCGACGGCACCACCCACTTCGGCATGGTCACCGGCGCCGACGATCCGCCACCGTGCCGCCAGGGTTACGGAACCCAGCGGCGCGATCCCGCGGACACCTCCAAGCGCCCCGCGAACACGGACGCGCGCTGCACGGAACCGCGCGGCAGTGCCACCTCGGTCCGCGGCGCGCAGAACGCGCCCGGCGCCTCCACGGGCGCAGGGGCGGCCCGTGCCTCGTATGTCACCCCCTACGACCCGGAGACCGGCCTCGCGACCGGCCCGGACGGAACGCTCGTCGAGATCGGCTCGACGGGCGGCGAACAGAGCCTGCTCGGAAAGGACTCGTGGCAATGGCTGCTCGTCGGACCCATGGCATGA
- a CDS encoding TIM barrel protein: MARFSEDAVTDRRFDVNLSILFTELPLLERPAAAAAAGFTAVELWWPWIETPTPPRNELDALRKALEDAGTRLVGLNFYAGQLPGPDRGALSVPGEESDRFRANIEVAADFAASVGCKALNALYGNRVDGVDPQIQDALALENLVLAARAADRIGAILLVETLNKPESPLYPLVSAPAAIEVVDKVNAATGLGNAKFLLDIYHLSMNGEDVSQVIAAYAGRTGHVQIADNPGRGAPGTGSLPLEQFIDELDKAGYDGWIGLEYKAGDRPSAESFDWLPAEARAAR, encoded by the coding sequence ATGGCCCGCTTCTCAGAAGACGCAGTCACGGACCGGCGCTTCGATGTGAACCTCTCGATCCTCTTCACGGAACTCCCGCTCCTGGAGCGCCCCGCCGCAGCCGCGGCCGCGGGCTTCACGGCGGTCGAGCTGTGGTGGCCCTGGATCGAGACCCCCACCCCGCCGCGAAACGAGCTCGACGCCCTCAGGAAGGCACTCGAGGACGCCGGCACCCGGCTGGTGGGCCTGAACTTCTACGCCGGGCAGCTACCGGGCCCCGACCGCGGCGCGCTCTCCGTACCCGGCGAGGAGTCCGACCGGTTCCGGGCCAACATCGAGGTGGCCGCCGACTTCGCGGCGTCGGTGGGCTGCAAGGCGCTGAACGCGCTGTACGGCAACCGCGTCGACGGCGTCGACCCGCAGATCCAGGACGCCCTCGCGCTGGAGAATCTGGTGCTCGCGGCCCGTGCGGCCGACCGCATCGGGGCGATCCTGCTGGTCGAGACGCTCAACAAGCCCGAATCGCCGCTCTACCCGCTGGTCAGCGCCCCGGCCGCGATCGAGGTCGTGGACAAGGTGAACGCCGCGACGGGGCTCGGCAACGCGAAGTTCCTGCTGGATATCTACCACCTGTCGATGAACGGCGAGGACGTCTCCCAGGTCATCGCCGCCTACGCCGGCAGGACCGGCCACGTCCAGATCGCCGACAACCCGGGACGCGGCGCGCCGGGCACCGGCTCGCTCCCGCTGGAGCAGTTCATCGACGAGCTGGACAAGGCCGGTTACGACGGCTGGATCGGCCTGGAGTACAAGGCCGGCGACCGCCCGAGCGCAGAGTCGTTCGACTGGCTCCCGGCCGAGGCGCGCGCGGCCCGCTGA
- a CDS encoding 2-hydroxy-3-oxopropionate reductase, with translation MSTLADSSRPAIAWIGLGIMGSPMSENLLKAGYSVTGFTLEQDKLDRLAAAGGTVAGSIAEAVKDADVVITMVPASPQVEAVSYGPDGILENAKQGALLIDMSSITPQTSVDLAKNAAEKGIRVLDAPVSGGEAGAIEAVLSIMVGGEQADFERALPILEALGRTIVLCGPHGSGQTVKAANQLIVAVNIQACAEAVVFLEKSGVNLQAALDVLGGGLAGSTVLARKKDNFLNRDFKPGFRIDLHHKDMGIVTDAARNVGAALPVGAVVAQLVASLRAQGDGGLDHSALLRSVERLSGSPA, from the coding sequence ATGAGCACCCTCGCAGACTCCTCCCGCCCGGCGATCGCATGGATCGGACTCGGCATCATGGGCTCCCCCATGTCCGAGAACCTGCTGAAGGCGGGCTACTCCGTCACGGGCTTCACCCTGGAGCAGGACAAGCTGGACCGACTCGCCGCGGCAGGCGGCACCGTCGCGGGCTCGATCGCCGAGGCCGTCAAGGACGCCGACGTCGTCATCACGATGGTGCCCGCTTCCCCCCAGGTCGAGGCCGTCTCGTACGGCCCCGACGGCATCCTGGAGAACGCGAAGCAGGGCGCGCTGCTGATCGACATGTCGTCGATCACCCCGCAGACCTCCGTCGACCTCGCGAAGAACGCGGCGGAGAAGGGCATCCGCGTCCTGGACGCGCCGGTCTCCGGCGGCGAGGCCGGTGCCATCGAGGCCGTGCTCTCCATCATGGTCGGCGGCGAGCAGGCCGACTTCGAGCGTGCGCTGCCGATCCTCGAGGCACTGGGCAGGACCATCGTGCTGTGCGGCCCGCACGGCTCGGGCCAGACGGTCAAGGCCGCAAACCAGCTGATCGTGGCGGTCAACATCCAGGCGTGCGCCGAGGCGGTGGTGTTCCTGGAGAAGTCCGGCGTGAACCTCCAGGCCGCACTGGACGTCCTGGGCGGCGGCCTGGCCGGCTCGACCGTACTGGCCCGCAAGAAGGACAACTTCCTGAACCGGGACTTCAAGCCCGGCTTCCGGATCGACCTGCACCACAAGGACATGGGCATCGTCACGGACGCCGCCCGCAACGTCGGTGCCGCACTGCCGGTCGGCGCGGTCGTCGCCCAGCTCGTCGCCTCACTGCGCGCGCAGGGCGACGGCGGCCTGGACCACTCGGCCCTCCTGCGCTCCGTCGAACGTCTCTCCGGCTCCCCGGCCTGA
- a CDS encoding catalase, whose protein sequence is MSKRVLTTESGAPVADNQNSATAGVGGPLLLQDQHLLEKLARFNRERIPERVVHARGSGAYGYFEVTDDVTGYTKAGFLSEVGKRTETFLRFSTVADSLGGADAVRDPRGFALKFYTEEGNYDLVGNNTPVFFIKDPVKFPDFIHSQKRDPFTGKQEPDNVWDFWAHAPEATHQITWLMGDRGIPASYRHMNGYGSHTYQWTNEAGEAYFVKYHFKTNQGIRCLSSEQAAEVAGKDATSHQTDLLQAIERGVNPSWTLYVQVMPAADAAEYRFNPFDLTKVWPHSDHPLQRVGRLVLDRNPDNVFAEVEQAAFSPNNFVPGIGPSPDKMLQGRLFAYADAHRYRLGVNHTQLPVNAPKATVAENYGRDGFMATRNGSRHDKNYEPNSYAGPTQTGAALSAPLAVHGWTGTHAAPEHVKDDDFFQAGELYRLMSEEEKQRLVANIAGGLSQVSRDDVIEKNLAHFHAADADYGKRVEEAVRALRED, encoded by the coding sequence ATGTCGAAGCGCGTGCTCACGACCGAGTCCGGCGCCCCTGTCGCCGACAACCAGAACTCCGCCACCGCCGGCGTCGGTGGCCCGCTCCTCCTGCAGGACCAGCACCTGCTGGAGAAGCTCGCGCGCTTCAACCGTGAGCGCATCCCGGAGCGCGTGGTCCACGCCCGCGGCAGCGGCGCGTACGGCTACTTCGAGGTGACCGACGACGTCACCGGCTACACCAAGGCCGGCTTCCTGTCCGAGGTGGGCAAGCGCACCGAGACGTTCCTGCGCTTCTCCACCGTTGCCGACTCGCTCGGCGGGGCGGACGCGGTGCGCGACCCCCGCGGCTTCGCCCTGAAGTTCTACACCGAAGAGGGCAACTACGACCTGGTCGGCAACAACACCCCGGTGTTCTTCATCAAGGACCCCGTCAAGTTCCCCGACTTCATCCACTCGCAGAAGCGCGACCCGTTCACGGGCAAGCAGGAGCCGGACAACGTCTGGGACTTCTGGGCGCACGCCCCCGAGGCGACGCACCAGATCACCTGGCTGATGGGCGACCGCGGCATCCCCGCCTCGTACCGCCACATGAACGGCTACGGCTCCCACACCTACCAGTGGACGAACGAAGCGGGCGAGGCCTACTTCGTGAAGTACCACTTCAAGACCAACCAGGGCATCCGCTGCCTGTCGTCGGAGCAGGCCGCCGAGGTGGCCGGCAAGGACGCCACCTCGCACCAGACCGACCTGCTGCAGGCCATCGAGCGCGGGGTGAACCCGTCCTGGACCCTGTACGTCCAGGTCATGCCCGCGGCCGATGCGGCGGAGTACCGCTTCAACCCGTTCGACCTGACCAAGGTGTGGCCGCACAGCGACCACCCGCTGCAGCGGGTGGGCCGTCTGGTCCTCGACCGCAACCCCGACAACGTCTTCGCCGAGGTCGAGCAGGCCGCGTTCTCGCCGAACAACTTCGTTCCCGGCATCGGCCCGTCGCCCGACAAGATGCTCCAGGGCCGCCTTTTCGCGTACGCGGACGCCCACCGCTACCGCCTGGGGGTGAACCACACCCAGCTGCCGGTGAACGCGCCGAAGGCGACCGTGGCCGAGAACTACGGCCGCGACGGTTTCATGGCCACCCGCAACGGCTCGCGTCACGACAAGAACTACGAGCCCAACTCGTATGCGGGACCCACCCAGACGGGCGCGGCACTCTCCGCCCCCCTCGCGGTCCACGGCTGGACCGGCACCCACGCCGCGCCCGAACACGTCAAGGACGACGACTTCTTCCAGGCCGGTGAGCTCTACCGCCTGATGTCCGAGGAGGAGAAGCAGCGCCTGGTCGCGAACATCGCCGGCGGGCTGTCCCAGGTCTCCCGCGACGACGTGATCGAGAAGAACCTCGCCCACTTCCACGCCGCCGACGCCGACTACGGCAAGCGTGTTGAGGAGGCGGTCCGCGCCCTGCGCGAGGACTGA
- a CDS encoding TetR-like C-terminal domain-containing protein, producing the protein MSIVEAVAEYTERITSETRRILERAIARGEVRPDTDVRAAATLVAAPLLFRLIVEQELPDAALVDTLVDLVARSVGSAG; encoded by the coding sequence GTGAGCATCGTTGAAGCGGTCGCGGAGTACACCGAGCGGATCACGAGCGAGACCAGGCGCATCCTCGAGCGCGCCATCGCCCGTGGTGAGGTGCGGCCCGACACCGATGTCCGGGCCGCGGCGACCCTGGTGGCCGCGCCGCTGCTCTTCCGGCTGATCGTCGAGCAGGAGCTGCCCGACGCCGCGCTGGTGGACACGCTGGTGGACCTCGTCGCCCGCTCTGTCGGCTCGGCCGGCTGA
- a CDS encoding NAD(P)/FAD-dependent oxidoreductase: MQDHVTPRRVVILGGGFAGLFAARALRRSPVAVTVVDRRAHHLFQPLLYQCASGILSEGQIAQPLRAVLRRHHNVSCLLAEATDVDVEARLVHARRPDGGAVELPYDDLIVAVGMRQSYFGHDEFATHAPGMKTLNDALDIRRRIYLAFEMAETATNARERQQWLTFALVGGGPTGVELAGQIREIAGHTLDREFRTIDSAQARVLLFEGSDEVLGAFGRPLAHRAARTLQSLGVELHLGTRVTDVDARGLTVQDADGATARFEARTVLWTAGVEAPPIAAAVARATGATQDRAGRIAVEPDLTLPGHPEIRVTGDVMSLNRLPGLAEVAMQSGAYAGRVVRHAVECRTKQPKPFKYWDLGSAAYISRGRAVVKVGPLHLSGVPGWLAWLFIHLAFLTGFRSRLGAVLSWSVAFATSSRRERAFTSPDVDASGAFTSPDVDASAARAPGPKARRRWPRRLWPRRLWPRRAPGQKAPPPL, from the coding sequence ATGCAGGACCATGTCACGCCTCGCCGGGTGGTGATCCTCGGCGGGGGTTTCGCCGGGCTGTTCGCCGCCCGCGCCCTACGCCGGTCGCCGGTCGCGGTGACCGTGGTCGACCGCCGCGCCCACCACCTCTTCCAGCCGCTGCTCTACCAGTGCGCTTCCGGAATCCTGTCCGAGGGCCAGATCGCGCAACCGCTCCGCGCGGTGCTACGACGCCACCACAACGTGAGCTGCCTGCTCGCCGAAGCCACCGACGTGGATGTCGAAGCCCGCCTCGTCCACGCCCGACGACCCGACGGCGGTGCCGTCGAGCTGCCCTATGACGATCTGATCGTCGCGGTCGGCATGCGCCAGTCCTACTTCGGGCATGACGAGTTTGCCACGCATGCCCCCGGCATGAAGACGCTGAACGACGCGCTGGACATCCGCCGGCGGATCTACCTGGCGTTCGAGATGGCCGAAACGGCCACAAATGCCAGGGAGCGGCAGCAGTGGCTCACGTTCGCGCTGGTCGGCGGCGGGCCGACCGGTGTCGAACTCGCAGGACAGATCAGGGAGATCGCCGGTCACACGCTCGATCGGGAGTTCCGGACGATCGACTCCGCCCAGGCCCGGGTGCTGCTCTTCGAGGGGTCCGACGAGGTGCTGGGCGCGTTCGGCCGCCCACTGGCCCATCGCGCTGCCCGGACCCTTCAGAGCCTCGGGGTGGAGCTCCACCTGGGCACGAGGGTCACCGATGTCGACGCCCGCGGCCTGACGGTGCAAGACGCGGACGGTGCGACCGCCCGGTTCGAGGCTCGGACTGTGCTGTGGACGGCGGGGGTCGAGGCACCGCCCATCGCCGCCGCGGTGGCCCGGGCAACCGGCGCCACCCAGGACCGCGCCGGGCGTATCGCCGTCGAACCCGACCTCACGCTCCCCGGCCATCCGGAGATCCGCGTCACGGGCGATGTGATGAGCCTGAACCGGCTGCCGGGGCTGGCCGAGGTCGCCATGCAGTCGGGCGCATACGCGGGCCGGGTCGTGCGCCACGCGGTGGAGTGCAGGACGAAGCAGCCGAAGCCCTTCAAGTACTGGGACCTCGGCAGCGCCGCGTACATCTCCCGTGGCCGGGCTGTCGTCAAGGTGGGCCCGCTGCACCTTTCGGGTGTGCCCGGCTGGCTGGCCTGGCTCTTCATCCATCTGGCCTTCCTCACCGGATTCCGCAGCAGGCTGGGAGCGGTGCTCAGCTGGTCCGTCGCCTTCGCCACCAGCTCGCGACGCGAGCGCGCCTTCACCTCGCCCGACGTCGACGCGTCAGGCGCCTTCACCTCGCCCGACGTCGACGCGTCGGCTGCCCGGGCCCCCGGGCCGAAGGCGCGGCGCCGTTGGCCCAGACGCCTTTGGCCCAGACGCCTTTGGCCCAGGCGGGCGCCCGGGCAGAAGGCCCCGCCGCCTCTCTGA